The Candidatus Nanopelagicales bacterium genome contains the following window.
GCACTGCACACCGCACCGCCCACCGACCAGCAGTAATCGCCCACGCGGTCCAACGCGGCCGCTCGGTAGGCTGCCCGCGATGAGGCTGCACGTGGTCAGTGACGTTCATGGGGCCAGCCGCGAACTCGCGGATGCCGCCAGCGGAGCCGACGTGTTCGTCTGCCTTGGAGACTTGCTGCTGTATCTGGACTACCAAGACCCGTCGGAGGGCGCATTCTCCGAGGTGTTCGGCCGCGAACTGACCGCCGATTACATCGAGCTGCGGCTTGCCAAGCGATTCAGCGAGGCGCGTGCGCTCACGGCGAGCGCCTGGGAACGGATGTACGGCCGCGATGATCCTGGCCTGCGGATGACGGTCTTTTCCGAGATTATCGACAGGCAGTATCGGCAGATTTTCAACGACATGCCCGCCCCCGCCTTGCTGACGTACGGCAACGTTGATCTGCCTGACTTGTGGGGCAAGTACTTGCGGCCGGGCCACCGTGTCCTCAATGGCGAGTCCGCGACGATTGATGGCTTGCGGCTCGGATTCGTCGGGGGAGGCCTACCGTCTGCTTACCGTACGCCGAACGAGGTCGCCGTTGAGGAGTTTGACGCGCTGGTGTCAGCCGTGGGCCCAGTTGACGTGCTTTTCTCGC
Protein-coding sequences here:
- a CDS encoding metallophosphoesterase family protein, coding for MRLHVVSDVHGASRELADAASGADVFVCLGDLLLYLDYQDPSEGAFSEVFGRELTADYIELRLAKRFSEARALTASAWERMYGRDDPGLRMTVFSEIIDRQYRQIFNDMPAPALLTYGNVDLPDLWGKYLRPGHRVLNGESATIDGLRLGFVGGGLPSAYRTPNEVAVEEFDALVSAVGPVDVLFSHIPPAIPDLTYDVIANRLEVGSTALLKLIRETQPQYAVFGHVHQPQAARYRIGRTECINVGHFRATRRPFVVDVDALVSGDRTDKDR